Proteins encoded by one window of Micromonospora coxensis:
- the rpsA gene encoding 30S ribosomal protein S1 gives MTSSIEAPSSATRVTHDDLGSEEAFLAAIDETIKYFNDGDIVEGTVVKVDRDEVLLDIGYKTEGVIPSRELSIKHDVDPAEVVSVGDHIEALVLQKEDKEGRLILSKKRAQYERAWGTIEKIKDEDGVVRGSVIEVVKGGLILDIGLRGFLPASLVEMRRVRDLQPYVGRELEAKIIELDKNRNNVVLSRRAWLEQTQSEVRTEFLNKLQKGQVRKGVVSSIVNFGAFVDLGGVDGLVHVSELSWKHIDHPSEVVEVGQEVEVEVLDVDLDRERVSLSLKATQEDPWRQFARTHAIQQIVPGKVTKLVPFGAFVRVDDGIEGLVHISELAERHVEIPEQVVQVGSEVMVKVIDIDLERRRISLSLKQANEGFVEGEEHFDPTLYGMAATYDAEGNYIYPEGFDPETGEWLEGYEKQRETWEQQYAEARQRWEAHTKQVQTSRAADAEAAANPAPAVSAGTTTSTSTAPSRQAEEPAGTLATDEALAALREKLAGGK, from the coding sequence ATGACGAGCAGCATCGAGGCCCCCTCGAGCGCCACCCGGGTCACCCACGACGATCTCGGCTCTGAGGAGGCTTTCCTCGCCGCGATCGACGAGACCATCAAGTACTTCAACGACGGCGACATTGTCGAAGGCACCGTCGTCAAGGTCGATCGGGACGAGGTCCTGCTCGACATCGGCTACAAGACCGAGGGTGTCATCCCCTCTCGGGAGTTGTCGATCAAGCACGACGTGGACCCCGCCGAGGTCGTCTCGGTCGGTGACCACATCGAGGCCCTCGTCCTCCAGAAGGAGGACAAGGAGGGTCGTCTGATCCTCTCCAAGAAGCGGGCGCAGTACGAGCGGGCCTGGGGCACGATCGAGAAGATCAAGGACGAGGACGGCGTCGTCCGCGGTTCGGTCATCGAGGTGGTCAAGGGTGGCCTCATCCTCGACATCGGGCTGCGCGGCTTCCTGCCCGCCTCCCTGGTCGAGATGCGGCGGGTGCGCGACCTGCAGCCGTACGTCGGCCGCGAGCTCGAGGCCAAGATCATCGAGCTGGACAAGAACCGCAACAACGTGGTCCTGTCCCGCCGGGCCTGGCTGGAGCAGACGCAGTCCGAGGTGCGCACCGAGTTCCTCAACAAGCTGCAGAAGGGGCAGGTCCGCAAGGGCGTCGTCTCCTCGATCGTCAACTTCGGCGCGTTCGTCGACCTGGGCGGCGTGGACGGCCTCGTGCACGTCTCCGAGCTGTCCTGGAAGCACATCGACCACCCGTCCGAGGTCGTCGAGGTCGGCCAGGAGGTCGAGGTCGAGGTCCTGGACGTCGACCTGGACCGCGAGCGGGTCTCGCTGTCGCTGAAGGCGACCCAGGAGGACCCGTGGCGTCAGTTCGCCCGCACCCACGCGATCCAGCAGATCGTGCCGGGTAAGGTCACCAAGCTGGTGCCGTTCGGCGCCTTCGTCCGGGTGGACGACGGCATCGAGGGCCTGGTCCACATCTCCGAGCTGGCCGAGCGCCACGTGGAGATCCCGGAGCAGGTCGTGCAGGTCGGCTCCGAGGTCATGGTCAAGGTCATCGACATCGACCTGGAGCGCCGCCGCATCTCGCTGTCGCTCAAGCAGGCCAACGAGGGCTTCGTCGAGGGCGAGGAGCACTTCGACCCGACCCTCTACGGCATGGCCGCGACCTACGACGCCGAGGGCAACTACATCTACCCGGAGGGCTTCGACCCGGAGACGGGCGAGTGGCTCGAGGGGTACGAGAAGCAGCGCGAGACCTGGGAGCAGCAGTACGCCGAGGCGCGTCAGCGCTGGGAGGCCCACACCAAGCAGGTGCAGACCTCCCGTGCCGCCGACGCCGAGGCCGCTGCCAACCCGGCTCCGGCCGTGTCCGCCGGCACCACCACCTCGACCAGCACGGCCCCGAGCCGGCAGGCCGAGG
- a CDS encoding class I SAM-dependent methyltransferase — MDRVDDDRVTRRRVGDAEARRANRGWWDADADDYQAEHGAFLGDVDFVWCPEGLREADARLLGDVAGRRVLEVGCGAAACARWLARQGARPVAFDLSAGMLRHAAHAAATTGVRVPLVQADALALPFADAAFDIACTAFGAIPFVDDSAALMAEVHRVLRPGGRWVFSVTHPMRWIFLDDPGEGGLVATHSYFDRSPYVEQDSHGVATYVEQHRTLGDRIRELVGAGFRLLDLVEPEWPAGHDGTWGQWSPLRGRLFPGTAVFVTEKPA, encoded by the coding sequence GTGGACCGGGTGGATGACGACCGGGTGACCCGACGGCGGGTCGGCGACGCGGAGGCGCGCCGGGCCAACCGCGGCTGGTGGGACGCCGACGCCGACGACTACCAGGCCGAGCACGGCGCGTTCCTCGGTGACGTGGACTTCGTCTGGTGCCCGGAGGGGCTGCGCGAGGCCGACGCCCGGCTGCTGGGCGACGTCGCCGGGCGGCGGGTGCTGGAGGTCGGCTGCGGCGCCGCAGCCTGCGCCCGCTGGCTGGCCCGGCAGGGGGCCCGACCGGTCGCCTTCGACCTCTCCGCGGGGATGCTGCGCCACGCCGCGCACGCCGCCGCGACCACCGGGGTACGCGTACCGCTGGTGCAGGCCGACGCGCTGGCGCTGCCCTTCGCCGACGCCGCCTTCGACATCGCCTGCACGGCGTTCGGCGCGATTCCCTTCGTCGACGACTCCGCCGCCCTGATGGCCGAGGTGCACCGGGTGCTGCGCCCCGGCGGGCGCTGGGTCTTCTCGGTGACCCACCCGATGCGCTGGATCTTCCTGGACGACCCGGGCGAGGGCGGGCTCGTCGCCACCCACTCGTACTTCGACCGCTCCCCGTACGTGGAGCAGGACTCCCACGGCGTGGCCACCTACGTCGAGCAGCACCGCACCCTCGGCGACCGGATCCGCGAGCTGGTCGGGGCGGGCTTCCGCCTGCTCGACCTGGTGGAGCCGGAGTGGCCGGCGGGGCACGACGGGACCTGGGGGCAGTGGAGCCCGCTGCGCGGGCGACTCTTCCCCGGCACCGCCGTCTTCGTCACCGAGAAGCCGGCCTGA
- a CDS encoding hypervirulence associated TUDOR domain-containing protein has translation MAEKEFRRGDHVSWASHSGRAYGVVKEKITERTHVRGHAVNASPDDPQYRIRNDDSGRDVAHRPEALRHEQE, from the coding sequence ATGGCCGAGAAGGAGTTCCGCAGGGGCGACCACGTCTCCTGGGCCAGCCACAGCGGCCGGGCGTACGGCGTGGTCAAGGAGAAGATCACCGAGCGGACGCACGTACGCGGACACGCCGTGAACGCGTCGCCGGACGACCCGCAGTACCGGATCCGCAACGACGACTCGGGCCGGGACGTCGCCCACCGACCGGAGGCGCTGCGTCATGAGCAGGAGTGA
- a CDS encoding DUF3140 domain-containing protein yields the protein MSRSEDPEQTYREFTDAVNMKPGELRTWLETDESKHVGWRKKGTKGGESVGHESGRKIIDLLRRKRAELTAADYKHMRKVVGYVHRHMAQRPSGDVRDTRWRWSLMNWGHDPLKD from the coding sequence ATGAGCAGGAGTGAGGATCCCGAGCAGACCTACCGGGAGTTCACCGACGCGGTGAACATGAAGCCGGGCGAGCTGCGGACGTGGTTGGAGACCGACGAGTCGAAGCACGTCGGCTGGCGGAAGAAGGGCACCAAGGGCGGTGAGTCCGTCGGGCACGAGTCCGGCCGGAAGATCATCGACCTGTTGCGCCGCAAGCGGGCGGAGCTGACCGCCGCCGACTACAAGCACATGCGCAAGGTCGTCGGGTACGTGCACCGGCACATGGCGCAGCGCCCCTCCGGCGACGTCCGGGACACCAGGTGGCGCTGGTCGCTGATGAACTGGGGCCACGACCCGCTCAAGGACTGA
- a CDS encoding CPBP family intramembrane glutamic endopeptidase, giving the protein MAGLGAVLAAALWLAATGNGGIRYSADHGDTVPMWTRWIPALVGIALIRLVPPRTDPRWPDPVAPYREAVPLLLAGIAFAAVLPLLGGEPAYTVGKLALLLGVPAVVFLAARRRPPRWRPGPDPTGAAYRWGPALPVAGWLVLSYATPLAVPASDWGRTVTPAELIATILVAFAVNALLEEVFYRRWLQTRWESLLGRWPAVVLASLVWAVWHVTIQGTGRLGTDLAAVVVNQGVLGLFLGYLWSRYRRMWPLLVVHGAVNAVPILLGL; this is encoded by the coding sequence GTGGCGGGCCTGGGTGCCGTCCTCGCCGCCGCCCTCTGGCTGGCCGCCACCGGGAACGGCGGCATCCGGTACAGCGCCGACCACGGGGACACCGTGCCGATGTGGACCAGGTGGATCCCGGCCCTGGTCGGGATCGCGCTGATCCGGCTGGTCCCGCCGCGTACCGACCCACGGTGGCCGGACCCGGTCGCGCCGTACCGCGAGGCGGTACCGCTGCTGCTGGCCGGGATCGCGTTCGCCGCCGTCCTGCCGCTGCTCGGCGGCGAACCGGCGTACACCGTGGGCAAGCTCGCCCTGCTGCTCGGCGTACCGGCCGTGGTGTTCCTGGCCGCCCGTCGGCGCCCGCCGCGCTGGCGCCCCGGGCCGGACCCGACCGGCGCCGCCTACCGGTGGGGTCCGGCGCTGCCGGTGGCCGGGTGGCTGGTGCTCAGCTACGCGACCCCGCTGGCGGTGCCGGCCAGCGACTGGGGGCGGACCGTCACGCCGGCGGAGCTGATCGCCACGATCCTGGTGGCGTTCGCCGTGAACGCCCTGCTGGAGGAGGTCTTCTACCGGCGGTGGCTGCAGACCCGGTGGGAGTCCCTGCTGGGCCGGTGGCCGGCCGTCGTGCTGGCGTCCCTGGTCTGGGCGGTCTGGCACGTGACCATCCAGGGCACCGGCCGGCTCGGCACCGACCTCGCCGCCGTGGTGGTCAACCAGGGCGTGCTCGGGCTCTTCCTCGGCTACCTGTGGTCCCGGTACCGCAGGATGTGGCCGTTGTTGGTCGTGCACGGGGCGGTCAACGCGGTGCCGATCCTGCTCGGCCTGTAG